One genomic segment of Ictalurus punctatus breed USDA103 chromosome 4, Coco_2.0, whole genome shotgun sequence includes these proteins:
- the gemin7 gene encoding gem-associated protein 7 isoform X1, which translates to MTTKTKLLKRFSSKPDRVEMKNPVNVLRLPRGPDPNSRGFDPTTPRYIALCPSSIPASTASGTDLNNMEEEQRLRSELRERFLRTLIAMTDKPVHFSMYEKVQVQAKFGASDIDVMNFQVSDLQTPLGVQKEALLRCQDVISYSFNL; encoded by the exons ATGACTACAAAGACCAAGTTATTGAAACGATTCAGT AGTAAGCCTGACCGAGTTGAGATGAAGAACCCAGTGAACGTGTTGCGCTTGCCCAGAGGTCCGGACCCCAACAGCCGCGGGTTTGACCCCACCACACCCCGATACATTGCCCTGTGTCCCTCCTCCATCCCGGCGTCCACAGCGAGCGGTACTGACCTTAACAACATGGAGGAAGAGCAGAGATTACGCTCAGAACTGCGGGAACGGTTCCTCAGGACTCTTATAGCCATGACGGACAAACCGGTTCACTTCAGCATGTATGAAAAAGTCCAAGTGCAGGCAAAATTCGGAGCCTCGGACATCGACGTGATGAACTTCCAGGTTTCCGATCTGCAGACCCCTCTAGGCGTTCAGAAAGAGGCGTTACTCAGGTGTCAGGACGTGATCTCGTACTCCTTTAACTTGTGA
- the gemin7 gene encoding gem-associated protein 7 isoform X2 codes for MKNPVNVLRLPRGPDPNSRGFDPTTPRYIALCPSSIPASTASGTDLNNMEEEQRLRSELRERFLRTLIAMTDKPVHFSMYEKVQVQAKFGASDIDVMNFQVSDLQTPLGVQKEALLRCQDVISYSFNL; via the coding sequence ATGAAGAACCCAGTGAACGTGTTGCGCTTGCCCAGAGGTCCGGACCCCAACAGCCGCGGGTTTGACCCCACCACACCCCGATACATTGCCCTGTGTCCCTCCTCCATCCCGGCGTCCACAGCGAGCGGTACTGACCTTAACAACATGGAGGAAGAGCAGAGATTACGCTCAGAACTGCGGGAACGGTTCCTCAGGACTCTTATAGCCATGACGGACAAACCGGTTCACTTCAGCATGTATGAAAAAGTCCAAGTGCAGGCAAAATTCGGAGCCTCGGACATCGACGTGATGAACTTCCAGGTTTCCGATCTGCAGACCCCTCTAGGCGTTCAGAAAGAGGCGTTACTCAGGTGTCAGGACGTGATCTCGTACTCCTTTAACTTGTGA
- the gemin7 gene encoding gem-associated protein 7 (The RefSeq protein has 2 substitutions compared to this genomic sequence): MKNPVNVLRLPRGPDPNSRGFDPTTPRYIALCPSSISASTASGTDLNNMEEEQRLRSELRERFLRTLIAMTDKPVHFSMYEKVQVQAKFGASDIDVMNFQVSDLQAPLGVQKEALLRCQDVISYSFNL, from the coding sequence ATGAAGAACCCAGTGAACGTGTTGCGCTTGCCCAGAGGTCCGGACCCCAACAGCCGCGGGTTTGACCCCACCACACCCCGATACATTGCCCTGTGTCCCTCCTCCATCCCGGCGTCCACAGCGAGCGGTACTGACCTTAACAACATGGAGGAAGAGCAGAGATTACGCTCAGAACTGCGGGAACGGTTCCTCAGGACTCTTATAGCCATGACGGACAAACCGGTTCACTTCAGCATGTATGAAAAAGTCCAAGTGCAGGCAAAATTCGGAGCCTCGGACATCGACGTGATGAACTTCCAGGTTTCCGATCTGCAGACCCCTCTAGGCGTTCAGAAAGAGGCGTTACTCAGGTGTCAGGACGTGATCTCGTACTCCTTTAACTTGTGA